In a single window of the Fusarium falciforme chromosome 3, complete sequence genome:
- a CDS encoding Ribosome biogenesis protein ENP2 → MKLSNPGTVPVYTISGASTARPLPDWLARRRKRSLKNDAEYQNRVELLQDFEFEEASNCIRVSEDGDWIMSTGTYKPQIHVHNLPQLSLSFARHTNSLNHSFVLLSSDYSKSLHLQTDRRLEFHTPMGCHTEVRLPRYGRDLVYDRHSTEALVPAVGLDADGKGEVFRMNLELGRFMKSYQIEVGGDDEMTGGGLQGGIGVGSVNTAAIAENTHNLMAFGTSIGTVEFWDPRSKSRVALLGGHEGEVTALDFSPSGLSIITGSSSGMMQIFDLRRPVPLMKKDQGYGFPVQKLIHMTTASQEKKILSADKRIIKLWDETTGDPWTSVEPLVDINDVAWCKDTGMLLTANEGKQQHAFFVPQLGPAPKWCSFLDNMVEEMAEEVHTETYDNYKFLTLPELKQLSLAHLIGKTNLLRPYMHGYFVASKLYEQARLIANPYVWEEERTKRIKEKVEKERASRIRGTKKVKVNQRLVDKLLKKQENRDEVDTKAGILGDSRFSKLFEDEAFAIDETSGEFRALNPSTVVDQPVDPKAPTRYQGKDSDEESSDDDMGEDEIRAPKKSKDDVVMRVSSTSNQGRTVKDTALGSRQQKSGRINKARGEVVGERQVSFVPESKKKQKQREEEEAAPPPREKRSGARRSASANTFRRM, encoded by the coding sequence ATGAAGCTCTCCAATCCGGGAACCGTTCCCGTCTACACAATCTCGGGGGCGTCTACAGCTCGCCCCCTTCCAGACTGGCTTGCCCGGCGCAGAAAGCGAAGCTTGAAGAACGATGCCGAGTACCAGAACCGTGTCGAGCTCCTGCAGGACTTTGAGTTCGAGGAGGCAAGCAACTGCATTCGGGTCAGCGAGGATGGCGATTGGATCATGAGCACTGGCACATACAAGCCGCAGATCCACGTTCACAACCTACCTCAGCTGTCGCTGTCCTTCGCCCGACACACCAACTCTCTCAACCACTCTTTCGTCCTCCTCTCGTCCGACTACTCGAAATCTCTTCACCTCCAGACCGATCGCCGTCTCGAGTTTCATACCCCTATGGGCTGTCACACTGAAGTCCGGCTTCCTAGATATGGTCGCGATCTTGTCTACGATAGGCACTCTACTGAAGCTCTTGTTCCGGCCGTTGGCCTAGATGCCGATGGCAAGGGCGAGGTTTTCCGAATGAACCTAGAACTGGGACGTTTCATGAAATCATACCAAATCGAGGttggtggcgatgatgagatgaCGGGTGGTGGTTTGCAGGGAGGTATTGGTGTTGGCAGTGTCAACACTGCAGCAATCGCAGAAAATACCCATAACCTGATGGCTTTTGGAACCTCAATAGGAACCGTCGAATTTTGGGATCCACGTTCCAAGTCCAGGGTTGCCCTACTCGGAGGCCATGAAGGCGAGGTCACCGCACTCGACTTTAGCCCTTCAGGCCTATCCATTATCACCGGCTCGTCTAGTGGCATGATGCAAATTTTCGACCTACGACGGCCAGTACCCCTTATGAAGAAGGATCAAGGATATGGCTTCCCTGTTCAAAAACTCATTCACATGACTACCGCTTcacaagaaaagaagattcTTTCTGCCGATAAGCGTATCATCAAGCTCTGGGATGAGACAACGGGAGACCCCTGGACATCCGTGGAGCCTCTTGTGGACATCAATGATGTCGCCTGGTGCAAGGACACCGGTATGCTTCTGACTGCCAACGAAGGCAAACAACAGCATGCATTCTTCGTTCCTCAGCTTGGCCCTGCGCCGAAATGGTGCTCTTTCCTGGACAACATGGTCGAGGAGATGGCAGAAGAGGTGCACACGGAAACCTATGACAACTACAAGTTCCTGACACTGCCCGAGCTCAAGCAGCTGAGCTTGGCTCATCTTATTGGAAAGACCAACCTGCTCCGGCCATACATGCATGGATACTTTGTGGCATCTAAGCTGTATGAGCAAGCTAGGTTGATCGCCAACCCCTACGTctgggaagaggagaggacaAAGCgtatcaaggagaaggtcgaGAAGGAGCGTGCCAGCAGAATCAGGGGCACCAAGAAGGTGAAGGTCAACCAGAGGTTGGTGGAcaagcttctcaagaagCAGGAGAACAGAGACGAGGTCGACACCAAGGCTGGCATTCTTGGCGATTCCCGATTCAGCAAGCTGTTCGAGGACGAGGCCTTTGCTATTGACGAGACTAGCGGAGAATTCCGAGCTCTCAACCCCAGCACCGTGGTGGATCAGCCAGTTGATCCCAAGGCTCCGACTCGGTATCAAGGCAAGGACTCTGATGAGGAGTCTAGTGACGACGATATGGGAGAGGATGAAATCAGGGCACCAAAGAAGTCAAAGGACGACGTAGTCATGCGGGTGTCGTCTACCAGCAACCAGGGCCGAACAGTAAAGGACACTGCACTTGGCTCGAGACAGCAGAAGTCGGGTCGGATCAACAAGGCCCGAGGAGAGGTGGTCGGCGAGCGGCAAGTGTCATTTGTTCCTGAgtcaaagaagaagcagaagcagcgagaggaggaggaagccgcACCCCCACCCAGGGAGAAGCGATCTGGTGCTCGGCGAAGCGCCAGTGCCAACACGTTCAGACGGATGTAA